One segment of Rosa chinensis cultivar Old Blush chromosome 6, RchiOBHm-V2, whole genome shotgun sequence DNA contains the following:
- the LOC112174519 gene encoding endo-1,3;1,4-beta-D-glucanase isoform X1, with product MFTIVLHVLFVTLCLQLQQGVSGPQCLEHPPNLNGTSGAGSVIKVGGLKAYVTGPSHSKLAIILASDIYGFEAPNLRKIADKVASTAGFHVVVPDFFYGEPYNPNNTQRNFTGWLKDHGTDKGFEDTKRLIAALKNKGVSKIGAAGFCWGGKVVAELSKGYYTKAAVLLHPYNVTLDDIKAVKTPIAILVAQFDNLTPPELTKQFKEALSTNKRTVESVRNKEW from the exons ATGTTCACCATCGTATTACATGTACTCTTTGTGACTTTGTGTCTGCAACTGCAACAAGGTGTGTCTGGTCCTCAATGCTTGGAGCACCCACCGAACCTTAACGGAACCTCAGGAGCTGGATCAGTCATTAAAGTTGGAGGCTTGAAGGCCTATGTTACTGGCCCTTCTCATTCCAAGCTTGCCATAATCCTCGCTTCTGACATCTACG GATTTGAAGCACCAAACTTAAG GAAAATTGCAGATAAAGTTGCTAGCACTGCTGGATTCCATGTTGTGGTTCCAGACTTCTTTTATGGAGAGCCATACAATCCTAACAACACCCAGAGGAATTTCACAGGCTGGCTGAAGGACCATGGAACA GACAAAGGTTTTGAAGATACTAAACGTTTAATTGCTGCTCTAAAGAACAAAGGGGTATCCAAGATAGGAGCTGCAGGGTTCTGTTGGGGCG GCAAAGTAGTTGCGGAGCTATCAAAGGGGTATTACACTAAGGCTGCAGTTTTGTTACACCCTTACAATGTCACTCTTGATGATATTAAAG CGGTTAAGACTCCAATAGCCATATTGGTTGCTCAATTTGACAACCTCACTCCACCCGAACTCACGAAACAGTTTAAGGAAGCTTTATCCACTAATAAG CGTACCGTAGAATCAGTTCGCAATAAAGAATGGTGA
- the LOC112174519 gene encoding endo-1,3;1,4-beta-D-glucanase isoform X3, with product MFTIVLHVLFVTLCLQLQQGVSGPQCLEHPPNLNGTSGAGSVIKVGGLKAYVTGPSHSKLAIILASDIYGFEAPNLRKIADKVASTAGFHVVVPDFFYGEPYNPNNTQRNFTGWLKDHGTDKGFEDTKRLIAALKNKGVSKIGAAGFCWGGKVVAELSKGYYTKAAVLLHPYNVTLDDIKAVKTPIAILVAQFDNLTPPELTKQFKEALSTNKLTELIDAFFLNKIFPGVSHGWTVRYQDNNVTAVKSANEAHQDMLDWFTKYVQKR from the exons ATGTTCACCATCGTATTACATGTACTCTTTGTGACTTTGTGTCTGCAACTGCAACAAGGTGTGTCTGGTCCTCAATGCTTGGAGCACCCACCGAACCTTAACGGAACCTCAGGAGCTGGATCAGTCATTAAAGTTGGAGGCTTGAAGGCCTATGTTACTGGCCCTTCTCATTCCAAGCTTGCCATAATCCTCGCTTCTGACATCTACG GATTTGAAGCACCAAACTTAAG GAAAATTGCAGATAAAGTTGCTAGCACTGCTGGATTCCATGTTGTGGTTCCAGACTTCTTTTATGGAGAGCCATACAATCCTAACAACACCCAGAGGAATTTCACAGGCTGGCTGAAGGACCATGGAACA GACAAAGGTTTTGAAGATACTAAACGTTTAATTGCTGCTCTAAAGAACAAAGGGGTATCCAAGATAGGAGCTGCAGGGTTCTGTTGGGGCG GCAAAGTAGTTGCGGAGCTATCAAAGGGGTATTACACTAAGGCTGCAGTTTTGTTACACCCTTACAATGTCACTCTTGATGATATTAAAG CGGTTAAGACTCCAATAGCCATATTGGTTGCTCAATTTGACAACCTCACTCCACCCGAACTCACGAAACAGTTTAAGGAAGCTTTATCCACTAATAAG TTAACGGAATTAATTGATGCTTTCTTTCTAAACAAAATATTTCCTGGTGTTTCGCATGGATGGACTGTTAGGTATCAAGATAACAATGTGACTGCTGTCAAAAGTGCTAACGAAGCTCATCAAGATATGTTGGACTGGTTTACCAAGTATGTTCAAAAAAGATAA
- the LOC112174519 gene encoding endo-1,3;1,4-beta-D-glucanase isoform X2: MFTIVLHVLFVTLCLQLQQGVSGPQCLEHPPNLNGTSGAGSVIKVGGLKAYVTGPSHSKLAIILASDIYGFEAPNLRKIADKVASTAGFHVVVPDFFYGEPYNPNNTQRNFTGWLKDHGTDKGFEDTKRLIAALKNKGVSKIGAAGFCWGGKVVAELSKGYYTKAAVLLHPYNVTLDDIKAVKTPIAILVAQFDNLTPPELTKQFKEALSTNKVSR; the protein is encoded by the exons ATGTTCACCATCGTATTACATGTACTCTTTGTGACTTTGTGTCTGCAACTGCAACAAGGTGTGTCTGGTCCTCAATGCTTGGAGCACCCACCGAACCTTAACGGAACCTCAGGAGCTGGATCAGTCATTAAAGTTGGAGGCTTGAAGGCCTATGTTACTGGCCCTTCTCATTCCAAGCTTGCCATAATCCTCGCTTCTGACATCTACG GATTTGAAGCACCAAACTTAAG GAAAATTGCAGATAAAGTTGCTAGCACTGCTGGATTCCATGTTGTGGTTCCAGACTTCTTTTATGGAGAGCCATACAATCCTAACAACACCCAGAGGAATTTCACAGGCTGGCTGAAGGACCATGGAACA GACAAAGGTTTTGAAGATACTAAACGTTTAATTGCTGCTCTAAAGAACAAAGGGGTATCCAAGATAGGAGCTGCAGGGTTCTGTTGGGGCG GCAAAGTAGTTGCGGAGCTATCAAAGGGGTATTACACTAAGGCTGCAGTTTTGTTACACCCTTACAATGTCACTCTTGATGATATTAAAG CGGTTAAGACTCCAATAGCCATATTGGTTGCTCAATTTGACAACCTCACTCCACCCGAACTCACGAAACAGTTTAAGGAAGCTTTATCCACTAATAAG GTATCAAGATAA
- the LOC112174517 gene encoding isoamylase 2, chloroplastic — MAMLPLSITLQACCWACGTTESSKLTATTHYRDRNKTTLGLVKLDAERKLVFGGFVQSFTQSLPRGCHSRVQATSGVSIEPMEQKFTTGTEETDKVSTYLFRTENGDLVNVFVRNNTVNYSVYVEVSSLQLSSSADRLVLSWGMYRADSSSLMPSDFIETPFIETSSGSFTLELEFEAKQTPFYLSFIVKSLADANLSGLEIRSHRKTNFCVPVGFGRGYPTPLGLSFSSDGSINFAIFSRNAESVVLCLDDDPTAQKPALELDLDPYVNRSGDIWHVSFESAWTFVSYGYRFKGTLLRNTNSFDEGDILLDPYAKVIDESIPNNKGTGSKLVGRLCEEPVFDWDGDVRPHLPIEKLMVYRLNLTRFTEHKSSKLPTNVAGTFSGLTEKLDQFKDLGVNAILLEPIFPFDEEKGPYFPCHFFSPMNCFGPSGGPIATINSMKEMVKEFHANGIEVLLEVVFTHTAAGEVLQGIDTSSYYHASTAKDLEARNSLNCNHPIVQQMVLDSLRYWVTEFHVDGFCFINASSLLRGVNGEYQSRPPLVEAIAFDPLLTKTKFIADCWDPHEMVPKETRFPHWKRWAEVNARFCNDVRNFLRGEGLLSDLATRLCGNGDIFSDGRGPAFSFNFISRNSGLPLVDLVSFSGSELASELSWNCGEEGPTSKTAVLERRLKQIRNFLFILYLSLGVPVLNMGDECGQSSGGSPAYSDRKSFDWNAMETGFATQTRQFIAYLSSFRRRRSDLLQKKHYFKEENIDWYGSDQSLPRWEDPLCKFLAMRLKADQDEVENQLTNEYADLRGDLFVAFSAAEQSETVILPPPPEGMAWRRLVDTALPFPGFFSIDGEPIIEQMEGLFSYAMKSHSCALFEARRL, encoded by the coding sequence ATGGCAATGCTACCGCTGTCAATCACACTACAGGCCTGTTGTTGGGCCTGTGGAACCACTGAATCGTCTAAGCTGACAGCCACTACTCATTATAGAGACAGAAACAAAACTACGCTCGGTTTGGTAAAATTGGACGCGGAGAGAAAGCTAGTTTTTGGAGGATTTGTGCAGAGTTTCACACAAAGTTTGCCGCGGGGTTGTCACTCCAGAGTGCAAGCTACATCAGGAGTTTCTATTGAACCAATGGAGCAGAAGTTTACCACTGGTACTGAAGAAACGGATAAGGTATCAACTTATCTATTTAGGACAGAAAATGGGGATCTGGTGAATGTGTTTGTTAGAAATAATACTGTCAACTACAGTGTGTATGTTGAAGTTTCATCATTACAATTGTCCAGCAGTGCTGACAGGCTAGTCCTCAGTTGGGGCATGTATAGAGCTGATTCATCCAGTCTCATGCCTTCAGACTTTATCGAAACCCCATTTATAGAGACTTCTTCGGGCAGTTTTACTCTTGAATTGGAGTTTGAGGCTAAACAAACCCCTTTCTATCTCTCATTTATTGTGAAATCTCTGGCAGATGCAAATTTGAGTGGTTTGGAAATAAGAAGCCATAGGAAGACAAATTTCTGTGTCCCAGTTGGTTTCGGTCGAGGTTATCCTACTCCATTGGGTCTTTCCTTTTCTAGTGATGGTTCCATAAACTTTGCCATTTTTTCGAGAAATGCAGAAAGTGTGGTTTTATGCTTGGACGATGACCCCACTGCTCAGAAGCCTGCTCTGGAGCTTGATCTAGATCCATATGTCAATCGATCAGGTGACATATGGCATGTGTCATTTGAAAGTGCATGGACTTTTGTGAGCTATGGCTACAGATTTAAGGGGACCCTTCTGAGAAACACAAATAGCTTCGATGAAGGGGATATTCTTCTGGATCCATATGCTAAGGTCATTGATGAATCTATCCCTAATAATAAAGGAACAGGGTCGAAGTTAGTTGGAAGACTATGTGAGGAACCTGTGTTTGACTGGGATGGTGATGTTCGACCTCACCTGCCAATAGAGAAACTGATGGTTTATCGGTTGAACCTGACACGTTTTACTGAGCACAAGTCTAGTAAGCTACCTACTAATGTAGCAGGTACGTTTTCTGGTTTGACAGAAAAGTTGGATCAATTTAAAGATTTGGGTGTGAATGCAATTTTGTTAGAGCCAATTTTCCCATTTGATGAGGAAAAAGGTCCATATTTCCCTTGCCATTTTTTTTCACCAATGAATTGTTTTGGACCATCTGGGGGCCCTATAGCAACTATCAACTCGATGAAAGAGATGGTGAAAGAGTTTCATGCCAATGGAATAGAGGTCCTACTGGAAGTTGTTTTCACCCATACTGCTGCGGGTGAAGTGCTGCAAGGAATCGACACCTCATCTTATTATCATGCAAGTACAGCTAAGGATTTGGAAGCAAGAAATTCTTTGAATTGTAACCATCCCATTGTGCAGCAAATGGTATTAGATAGTCTTCGATACTGGGTGACTGAGTTTCACGTCGATGGTTTTTGTTTCATAAATGCATCATCTCTGTTACGTGGGGTTAACGGTGAATACCAATCTCGCCCACCTTTGGTTGAAGCAATTGCTTTTGATCCACTACTGACAAAGACCAAGTTCATTGCAGACTGCTGGGACCCTCATGAAATGGTACCAAAGGAAACTCGTTTTCCTCATTGGAAGAGATGGGCAGAAGTGAATGCAAGATTCTGCAATGATGTAAGAAACTTTTTGAGGGGTGAGGGTCTTCTTAGTGACCTTGCTACACGGCTTTGTGGGAACGGGGACATCTTTTCAGATGGGCGAGGCCCAGCATTctctttcaattttatttccAGAAATTCTGGTCTTCCTCTTGTGGACCTTGTTAGTTTCAGTGGCAGTGAGTTAGCTTCAGAACTGAGTTGGAATTGTGGGGAAGAAGGGCCTACAAGTAAAACTGCTGTACTAGAAAGACGCCTTAAACAAATCCGTAATTTTCTGTTTATCTTGTATCTTTCATTGGGAGTCCCTGTTCTTAACATGGGAGACGAGTGTGGACAATCTTCAGGTGGTTCCCCTGCATACAGTGACAGAAAATCTTTCGACTGGAATGCAATGGAAACAGGTTTTGCTACTCAAACCAGACAATTTATTGCATATTTAAGTTCATTCAGGAGGAGGCGGAGTGATCTTCTTCAGAAGAAGCACTActtcaaagaagaaaatattgacTGGTATGGGAGTGACCAATCGTTACCGAGGTGGGAAGACCCTCTGTGCAAATTCCTTGCCATGAGGTTGAAGGCAGACCAAGATGAAGTGGAGAACCAATTGACCAACGAATATGCTGATTTAAGGGGTGACTTGTTTGTAGCCTTCAGTGCAGCTGAACAGTCGGAGACTGTTATTCTACCTCCACCCCCAGAAGGTATGGCATGGAGACGTTTGGTTGACACGGCTCTCCCATTTCCGGGATTTTTCTCAATTGATGGTGAGCCTATCATTGAGCAAATGGagggtttattttcttatgCCATGAAGTCTCACAGTTGTGCTCTTTTTGAAGCCAGAAGATTGTAG